The Rosettibacter firmus genome contains the following window.
TGAGCTCGAGACTTAAATAAGAACTTCCTGTTTTACTAGTTTTTGTTTCATATTTATTAATTAACAGAAAAAGAGTAAACTCTTCATCTTTATTTATTTCACTAAGTAATTTTTGATTTAACATGTGTACTTCTTTTTATATTCTACAATAATTTAATTACACTTTCTAAAGGAAGTTTTACAAGCACTGAGCGCTGAAGCAAATCAATTGAAACAGCAAGCCATTTTTCTTTACAGACTAATTTCACCTTACCTACAATGCCTTTGAAAGGACCATCAATAATTTTCACAGATTCCCCACATTCAACCTGATTGGTTATAAATACTTCTGGCTTCTCATTAAGCATAATTTTTAAGTTTTCTATCTGATAATCTGGTATAATAGATGGTTTACCATTAAAACATATTGTTTTTACAATTGCAGATTGTTGCAGAGCTATTAATCTTTCTTTTTCATCGCCATAAACAAATATATAGCCTCTAAAGAGTGGCTCAATTATTTTTTTCTTTCGATCTTTCCATTGTCTCACTCTCTCGATCGTGGGTAAATAATGGCTAATTGATAATGCTTCGAATTGTTGTTGAGCTTTAAACTCATGACGTGGTTTTGTATAAAAAGC
Protein-coding sequences here:
- a CDS encoding UpxY family transcription antiterminator, with the protein product MCTNNIELKHWFAFYTKPRHEFKAQQQFEALSISHYLPTIERVRQWKDRKKKIIEPLFRGYIFVYGDEKERLIALQQSAIVKTICFNGKPSIIPDYQIENLKIMLNEKPEVFITNQVECGESVKIIDGPFKGIVGKVKLVCKEKWLAVSIDLLQRSVLVKLPLESVIKLL